CGCAATCGGCCACCATCCACAGTTCGGCGGGTTCGGTATCGCCTTCGGTATTTTGACCGGCTTCGGCGCGCACACCATCGGCCATCGACTGATGCACTTGGACGTTCCCTTCGACCACGCCGCGCTCGAACTGACTGCCCATTCGCTCACCGCAGGGGCCATCATCGGACTCGTGTACGGCAACATGCCGAGCCTCGGCCTCCTGCTCGGACTCGCCATCGTCTCCCACAAAGGCCCGGCAGGCTACGTCGCGGCCCACCGCCTCCAGCGCGCTGGCAAACCCGTCTCGGTTCTCCTGCTCCCCGCGGCGGGCGTCGGCATCACGGCAATCCTTTCTGCGCTTCTCAACGTTCCGTCCAGCGACGCGGTCAACGGCATCGTCTTCGGCTTCGCCGCGGGCGTCTTCCTCCACGTTGCGATGGACTTCCTTCCGCGCTGTGAACTCGGCGGCGAGGTGTACGAAGTTGCACAACTCTCTGACGACGCACACCACCTGCTCGACAAACTTCGTACCCACGCCGTCGCCAGCACGACGCTCGGCGGCGTGGTCGTCTTCGTCTTCTGGTTAACCATCGCACAGCCCTAAACCGTATCTGTTTTCTATCCGATTTCGACATCGCGGTCGATAGTTCCATCTTCCCACACGAGAGCCAGTTTTTCGGCATGGTGACGATAATCGTACCGCCACGTTCGGGTTTCTCCGGCGGGCACAGAAAGCGTAAACCACGTCAGTACCATGTTGCCGCGCTGATTCAACACGCCCCGAAACGACCCGTCTCCGTCACCGACGTTCCGAACAGTTACGCTCATTTCGAACGGGATGGATTCGGCGCGCCCCGGCACGTCGAACGAGACGATTTCGAACTTCGGACGCGGTGCGGTGAATGCGGAAACCTGATTGTCGGTTAGCGACCATTCGGCGGTGGCATCCTCACCCTCCCATCCAATCGCCATCTCTCCCGCTGTCTCGTCGGGAATTTCGAACAGGAGCCATCCGTTGCCGTAGCTACTCTGCCTTTCATTTTGCGTCTGATACGGTTTCTCGTCGTGGTCGGAATCGACCAGTTCGAGGGGTTCGTTTTCGAACTCCGATTTCGGCCAGTAGGTCGTCCCGTCGAGTGAAAGAGTGAACGCAGACCGTGGCGGTGGCACGTCGCCCGTCCCCGAAACGAGGACGAAAACGAACTGCTTCCCCTCGTGTGCAGTAACCGTCAGTGCGTCGGGGAAGTTTGCCCAGATGAGCGAGTGCTGTATCCAGCAGTCAGAAATCGTGAGTTTCAGTCCGGATTCCGCGGAAATCGTCTCGCCGACAGTTCGACTGAACGATTTAGAAATCGTCGTTTCTGTCTCCTTCGTCGTGTTCGTTACCGTATTCGGTTTGGGGGTCGTATTCGTCGTCCGTGTGGTTCCCGTCGCTTTCCTGTCGGTCGACAGACTGGCGCAACCGGAGAGTGCGAATGCGGCACTGGAGAGCAAACGACGGCGTTTCACACGTCGTTTCGCGCGCCATCGGATAAATACTTTCAGGGAAACAACTCTTTCATCCCACGCCCTCCTCGTTGCCGGAAGGCGTCTCGATTCGAATCCCCGGAATCTGATTCGCTTCGACGCCCACCAACCCATCTGGACAGCGAACGACGTTGCTGATGATGAACGGCGTGCCGAGTTCGACCGGCGTTTCTCGGCGTTCGACAAAGAGGTGGCGTCGAACGAGTTTTTCCGCCCGAACTCGTCTATCCGTCCCGAACAATCTGGCCGTGTCCCGATTTCGCCACTCCACTACCAGGCCCTGAAATGCGTCCACGTTCTCCGGCGGCCACGGGTCGTCGAATCCGCACCTACCGACGGATGGCACGTTCGCTTCGGCTTCCGACGTATCCGTGACGAGAACGATGCGGTTTAAATACGCATCCGACAGCACGTCAGGGTCTTCGAACACCATTCTCCGATTGAACCGGAACGCCCCTTGGGTCGCTCCGTGTGAAGTGCCAGCGAGTCCGACCGTTCCTGCCGCTAGTTCGAGAAATCGTCGTCTGTTGACTCCGTCCATACTTTCCCGAACCAGCGCACGGCACGAACACCCCTAACGTTTGCCCCGTAATTTTCATTGATGAGAACGGTAGTAACTTAAAGACGTTCGACCGAATTTCGAACATGGACGACACGGACGAAATATTTGGCAATTCGGAACTCGGCGCACAGGTGGACATGGACGCGCAACTCGCCGAAATGGGTATCGATGCGGCGGAAATCGACCGACGAAAATCGTTGCTGGATTTCGACGGCGAAGACGCGGAGCGACTCACGTCGCTTCGCCCGGCGTTTGAAGCCAACCGCGAGGAAATCGCCGACCGGTTCTACGAAAACGTACTGAAACACGAGGAGACGAGCGAGATTCTTGCTGATTCTACGCGAGACATCGAGTCGCTGAAAGCGACCCAAAGCGAGTACCTCGTCACGCTCGCGGACGGTACCTACGGTGAGGAGTACGTGAAAAACCGGGCGCGAATCGGCAAACTCCACGACATGCTGGATATGCCGCTCAACTTCTATCTCGGCCAGTACGGCGTCTACTACGACCTCATTTCCTCCGTGTTGAGCGAGCGACTGGAAGACGACATGGAATCTCTGATTCGTGACCGAGTGTCGCCCGCGGCGACCGACGGCGGACAACTTGCCAAACCGAAAAACGACGTTGACGAACTGGTGTCTTCGGTGCAAGACGCCGTACAGGACAGTTTCGAGGACGTGCTGTCCGTCCTCCGGGTTCTCAATCTCG
The window above is part of the Haladaptatus cibarius D43 genome. Proteins encoded here:
- a CDS encoding ZIP family metal transporter, which translates into the protein MSRLSRIGLLGFLALVVLSGFAVSAELDKVLAIAWVAFAAMAGAAALGSRSGESTHARKLVWAFGLASGAMITSAAVFLVPNAIGHHPQFGGFGIAFGILTGFGAHTIGHRLMHLDVPFDHAALELTAHSLTAGAIIGLVYGNMPSLGLLLGLAIVSHKGPAGYVAAHRLQRAGKPVSVLLLPAAGVGITAILSALLNVPSSDAVNGIVFGFAAGVFLHVAMDFLPRCELGGEVYEVAQLSDDAHHLLDKLRTHAVASTTLGGVVVFVFWLTIAQP